One window of the Archangium primigenium genome contains the following:
- the lpdA gene encoding dihydrolipoyl dehydrogenase, protein MAETFDVVIIGSGPGGYVGAIRAAQLGLKTALIEKDKRLGGTCLHRGCIPTKSLLWSAALLHHIQEAADFGIEVPKPVVNWAKVQEHKQKVVTKGANGIDYLMKKNKITVIKGHGRIAGKGKVEVTAEDGSKQALDTKNIIVATGSVPKSLPNVKVDHERVLNSDSILTLDRIPKSLIVIGAGAVGCEFASVFNHMGSQVAIVEYLPNILPIEDADISKEMEKQFKKRKIDLHTGAKVESVENTGSGARLTMTVGGETRTIEAEYVLSAVGRAPVSEDIGLQHTSIKAERGYIKTDTMMRTTEPGVYAIGDVIPTAMLAHVASAEAVLAVEHIAGKNPAPINYDLTPSATYCYPEVASVGLTEKKAKERGYDVKTGVFPFSAVTKASISNEGIGLVKVVSDKKYDEVLGIHMVGPHATELLAEACVALRLEITTEELAHTMHAHPTLSEIVKEGAEATLGHPIHI, encoded by the coding sequence TTGGCTGAGACTTTCGACGTGGTGATCATCGGTTCGGGCCCCGGTGGTTATGTCGGTGCGATCCGTGCCGCGCAGCTCGGCCTGAAGACGGCGCTCATCGAGAAGGACAAGCGCCTGGGCGGCACCTGCCTTCACCGCGGCTGCATCCCCACCAAGTCCCTGCTGTGGAGCGCCGCGCTGCTGCACCACATCCAGGAGGCGGCGGACTTCGGCATCGAGGTGCCCAAGCCGGTGGTGAACTGGGCCAAGGTCCAGGAGCACAAGCAGAAGGTGGTCACCAAGGGTGCCAATGGCATCGACTACCTGATGAAGAAGAACAAGATCACCGTCATCAAGGGCCACGGCCGCATCGCCGGCAAGGGCAAGGTCGAGGTCACGGCCGAGGACGGGTCCAAGCAGGCGCTGGACACCAAGAACATCATCGTGGCCACGGGCTCGGTGCCCAAGTCGCTGCCCAACGTGAAGGTGGACCACGAGCGCGTGCTCAACAGCGACTCCATCCTCACGCTCGACCGCATCCCCAAGAGCCTCATCGTCATCGGCGCGGGCGCGGTGGGCTGTGAGTTCGCCTCGGTGTTCAACCACATGGGCAGCCAGGTGGCCATCGTGGAGTACCTGCCCAACATCCTCCCCATCGAGGACGCGGACATCTCCAAGGAGATGGAGAAGCAGTTCAAGAAGCGCAAGATCGACCTGCACACCGGCGCCAAGGTGGAGTCGGTGGAGAACACCGGCTCGGGCGCCAGGCTCACCATGACGGTGGGCGGCGAGACGCGCACCATCGAGGCCGAGTACGTCCTGTCGGCCGTGGGCCGCGCGCCCGTGAGCGAGGACATCGGCCTGCAGCACACGTCCATCAAGGCCGAGCGCGGCTACATCAAGACGGACACGATGATGCGCACGACCGAGCCGGGCGTGTACGCCATCGGCGACGTCATCCCCACCGCGATGCTCGCCCACGTGGCCAGCGCCGAGGCGGTGCTGGCCGTGGAGCACATCGCCGGCAAGAACCCCGCGCCCATCAACTACGACCTGACGCCGTCGGCCACCTACTGCTACCCCGAGGTCGCCTCCGTGGGCCTCACGGAGAAGAAGGCCAAGGAGCGCGGCTACGACGTGAAGACGGGCGTGTTCCCGTTCTCCGCCGTCACCAAGGCCTCCATCTCCAACGAGGGCATCGGCCTGGTGAAGGTCGTGTCCGACAAGAAGTACGACGAGGTGCTCGGCATCCACATGGTGGGCCCTCACGCCACGGAGCTGCTCGCCGAGGCCTGCGTCGCGCTGCGCCTGGAGATCACCACCGAAGAGCTCGCGCACACCATGCACGCGCACCCGACGCTCTCGGAGATCGTGAAGGAGGGCGCCGAGGCCACCCTCGGTCACCCCATCCACATCTAA
- a CDS encoding ribonuclease R family protein, with protein MDPTPSSRSVTGHVEVHPKGFGFLVVKPSAGEPGLSAFIPPAELSPFLAEDLVSATARRAEDGRWSASGLSLVKRSRERVYGEVVLRDTRVLLQLDREVGRGEWPLEAPGVELHAGDAVVARVDAGTLRLERRLEPGVDRALERLLVRQGLHRDFPSEAHAELPALLATPHALGHRRDLRSLPTVTIDAPSTRVIDDALSVLPAGGDGALRVFVSIADAAAFVPEGSALDLEARARATNAYLSDTMLPMLPEALSAEWLSLKPHEERACLTVELRLDPEGHVTSVDVYESLLRSWARLNYTEVAAWLDTGEVSESLAPVREALPWLRAASARLAAARAGRGGLEMTRDEAHFTFDDVTGEVSGIEAVRPTSAHALVERFMVAANEALAGWLVERGVPALFRVQEGPDAQRLADLEAFARQAGFPPALGRAPTPRALSAFERQFTGTPAEPALRAVLRRALGSSRYTVVPGPHFGLAARAYVHFTSPIRRYADLAVHRALKRYLHGQRDWLHEDPEVERLAVHLNARSRAVQRAEKERQRLLEARVMAAHVGQVFTGRITRVRTSGVLVQLDSPLVEGLLPADGLPGGPYTPDERETSLVGATRTFSLGLPLRVRVASTDEGLGRVELALAE; from the coding sequence ATGGACCCGACCCCCTCCTCCCGCAGCGTCACCGGCCATGTCGAGGTCCACCCCAAGGGCTTCGGCTTCCTCGTCGTGAAACCCTCGGCGGGCGAGCCGGGCCTCTCCGCCTTCATCCCTCCGGCGGAGCTCTCGCCCTTCCTGGCCGAGGACCTCGTCTCGGCCACCGCCCGCCGCGCGGAGGATGGCCGGTGGAGCGCGAGTGGGCTGTCCCTGGTGAAGCGCTCGCGCGAGCGGGTCTACGGCGAGGTCGTGCTCCGCGACACCCGCGTGCTGCTCCAGCTCGACCGGGAAGTGGGCCGGGGCGAGTGGCCCCTGGAGGCGCCGGGCGTCGAGTTGCACGCCGGAGACGCGGTGGTGGCGCGGGTCGACGCGGGCACGCTCCGTCTGGAGCGCCGGTTGGAGCCGGGCGTGGACCGCGCCCTGGAGCGGCTGCTCGTGCGCCAGGGCCTGCACCGCGACTTCCCTTCCGAGGCCCACGCGGAGCTGCCCGCGCTCCTGGCCACGCCCCATGCCCTGGGCCACCGGAGGGATCTGCGGAGCCTTCCCACGGTGACCATCGACGCGCCCTCCACGCGGGTCATCGACGATGCCTTGTCCGTACTGCCCGCCGGAGGCGATGGCGCCCTGCGCGTGTTCGTCTCCATCGCGGACGCCGCCGCGTTCGTCCCCGAGGGCTCGGCGCTGGACCTGGAGGCCCGCGCCCGCGCCACCAACGCGTACCTCTCCGACACCATGCTGCCCATGCTCCCCGAGGCGCTGTCGGCGGAGTGGCTCAGCCTCAAGCCCCACGAGGAGCGCGCGTGCCTCACCGTGGAGCTGCGACTGGACCCCGAGGGCCACGTCACCTCCGTGGATGTCTACGAGAGCCTCCTGCGCTCGTGGGCGCGGCTGAACTACACCGAGGTCGCCGCGTGGCTGGACACGGGTGAGGTCTCCGAGTCCCTCGCCCCCGTGCGCGAGGCGCTGCCGTGGTTGCGCGCGGCCTCGGCCCGGCTGGCGGCGGCGCGCGCGGGCCGGGGGGGTCTGGAGATGACACGCGACGAGGCCCACTTCACCTTCGACGACGTCACGGGCGAGGTGTCCGGCATCGAGGCCGTGCGACCCACGTCCGCGCATGCCCTCGTCGAGCGCTTCATGGTGGCCGCCAACGAGGCCCTCGCGGGCTGGCTCGTGGAGCGCGGCGTGCCCGCCCTCTTCCGTGTCCAGGAGGGCCCGGATGCCCAGCGCCTCGCGGACCTGGAGGCCTTCGCGCGGCAGGCGGGTTTCCCTCCCGCCCTGGGCCGCGCGCCCACGCCTCGGGCCCTCTCCGCGTTCGAGCGGCAATTCACGGGCACCCCGGCGGAGCCCGCGTTGCGCGCGGTGCTGCGGCGGGCGCTCGGCTCCTCGCGCTACACCGTGGTGCCCGGCCCCCACTTCGGCCTCGCGGCCCGGGCCTACGTGCACTTCACCTCGCCCATCCGGCGCTACGCGGACCTCGCCGTCCACCGCGCCCTCAAGCGCTACCTGCACGGCCAGCGCGACTGGCTCCACGAGGACCCGGAGGTCGAGCGGCTCGCCGTGCACCTCAACGCGCGCTCCCGGGCGGTCCAGCGCGCGGAGAAGGAGCGCCAGCGGCTCCTGGAGGCCCGGGTCATGGCCGCGCACGTGGGACAGGTGTTCACCGGCCGCATCACGCGGGTGCGCACCTCGGGCGTGCTCGTGCAGCTCGACAGTCCGCTCGTGGAAGGACTGCTGCCCGCGGACGGGCTGCCAGGCGGACCCTACACGCCGGACGAGCGGGAGACGTCGCTGGTGGGCGCGACCCGGACGTTCTCGCTCGGGCTGCCGCTGCGGGTGCGCGTGGCCTCCACGGACGAGGGCCTCGGCCGGGTGGAATTGGCGCTCGCGGAGTAG
- the lipA gene encoding lipoyl synthase: MATPDRFPLPQVSESTRKPEWLKVRLPHGEGYERVKAIVRRTKLSTVCEEARCPNIAECWGGGTATVMLMGEVCTRACRFCHVKVGAPPPLDPMEPIHLAQAVKEMDLEYIVVTSVNRDDRPDGGASHFASAIRELRQHSPRTIVEVLIPDFKGVEQDLATVAEARPHVVAHNVETVERLTPKVRDRRATYRQSLKVLEYLKARPERLYTKTSVMVGLGETDAELEQTFRDLRGVGVDVLTLGQYLQPSQYHLRVERFVSPAQFEAYKQLAESFGFLYVASGPLVRSSYRAAEFFMKGLMERERLGLASNT; the protein is encoded by the coding sequence ATGGCGACTCCCGATCGTTTCCCCCTGCCCCAAGTCTCCGAGTCCACCCGGAAGCCCGAGTGGTTGAAGGTGCGCCTGCCGCACGGGGAAGGGTACGAGCGGGTGAAGGCCATCGTGCGCCGCACGAAGCTGTCCACGGTGTGCGAGGAAGCGCGCTGCCCGAACATCGCCGAGTGTTGGGGCGGAGGCACCGCCACGGTGATGCTCATGGGCGAGGTGTGCACGCGCGCCTGCCGCTTCTGCCACGTGAAGGTGGGCGCGCCGCCGCCGTTGGATCCCATGGAGCCCATCCACCTGGCCCAAGCCGTCAAGGAGATGGACCTGGAGTACATCGTGGTCACCTCGGTGAACCGCGATGACCGGCCGGACGGGGGCGCGAGCCACTTCGCCTCGGCCATCCGCGAGCTGCGCCAGCACTCGCCCCGGACGATCGTCGAGGTGCTCATCCCCGACTTCAAGGGCGTGGAGCAGGACCTGGCCACCGTGGCCGAGGCGCGCCCGCACGTGGTGGCCCACAACGTGGAAACCGTCGAGCGGCTCACCCCCAAGGTGCGCGACCGGCGCGCCACCTACCGCCAGTCGCTCAAGGTGCTCGAGTACCTCAAGGCCCGCCCCGAGCGGCTCTACACCAAGACGTCCGTCATGGTGGGCCTGGGCGAGACCGACGCCGAGCTGGAGCAGACCTTCCGCGACCTGCGCGGCGTGGGCGTGGACGTGCTCACGCTCGGCCAGTACCTGCAGCCCTCGCAATACCACCTGCGCGTGGAGCGCTTCGTGAGCCCCGCCCAGTTCGAGGCCTACAAGCAGCTCGCCGAGTCCTTTGGCTTCCTGTACGTGGCGTCTGGACCGCTCGTGCGCTCCAGCTACCGCGCCGCCGAGTTCTTCATGAAGGGCCTCATGGAGCGTGAGCGCCTGGGACTCGCCAGCAACACCTGA
- a CDS encoding WYL domain-containing protein, whose product MTHTSEQRRFTQLNRTVLLVADLLSGKAHDRQSAAERLGIQPVAADRQLRAIEKLPGVKAVKQGRRRVFRFDTTALTEAPPLAVLIGACFGASLAPLFEGTPYRKALNDARDRLLRQSRRRGSFQDVERKFVFLSQGGEISLPDKDANLEELLGALLEQHPVALVYEDFSGKVSTRCVEPLSLAVYTHQLYLIGREPDGAVRSFRFARIRTTEAQGRAFKYPSKAEYDPEQVFAHSFGIFGNEAQGVEKVELKLHPRWATHVRSHRWHRSQRVRISDQEVRLSLDVALCPEVEAWVLSFGEDAEVLRPASLRKTIAERVRRLARLYAAPCAPS is encoded by the coding sequence ATGACCCACACATCGGAGCAACGCCGCTTCACGCAGCTCAATCGCACGGTGCTGCTCGTCGCGGATCTCCTGAGCGGCAAGGCGCATGACCGCCAGAGCGCGGCCGAGCGACTCGGCATTCAACCCGTCGCGGCGGACCGGCAGCTCCGGGCCATCGAGAAGCTCCCCGGCGTCAAGGCGGTCAAGCAAGGCCGGCGTCGGGTCTTCCGCTTCGACACCACGGCCCTCACCGAGGCCCCTCCCCTCGCGGTGCTCATCGGCGCCTGCTTCGGCGCGAGCCTCGCGCCCCTGTTCGAGGGCACGCCCTACCGCAAGGCCTTGAATGACGCGCGCGACCGGCTCCTCCGTCAGTCCCGACGCCGAGGCAGTTTCCAGGACGTCGAGCGCAAATTCGTCTTCCTGTCACAAGGCGGGGAGATCTCCCTGCCGGACAAGGACGCGAACCTGGAGGAGCTCCTCGGCGCGCTGCTCGAGCAACACCCCGTGGCGCTCGTGTACGAAGACTTCTCCGGCAAGGTCAGCACCCGGTGTGTCGAGCCCCTGTCGCTCGCCGTCTACACGCATCAGCTCTACCTCATTGGCCGCGAGCCCGACGGCGCGGTCCGGTCCTTCCGCTTCGCGCGCATCCGCACCACCGAGGCCCAGGGCCGGGCGTTCAAATACCCGAGCAAGGCGGAGTACGACCCGGAGCAGGTCTTCGCGCACAGCTTCGGCATCTTCGGGAACGAGGCCCAGGGCGTCGAGAAGGTGGAGCTGAAGCTCCACCCCCGGTGGGCCACCCACGTGCGGAGTCATCGCTGGCACCGCTCCCAGCGCGTCCGGATCTCCGACCAGGAGGTGCGGCTCTCGTTGGACGTCGCGCTCTGTCCGGAGGTCGAGGCCTGGGTCCTGAGCTTCGGAGAGGACGCCGAGGTCCTCCGGCCCGCGTCGTTGAGAAAGACGATCGCCGAGCGCGTCAGGCGCCTGGCCAGGCTGTACGCCGCCCCCTGCGCGCCGTCCTGA
- a CDS encoding carboxypeptidase regulatory-like domain-containing protein, with translation MRDAQGPVAGVRVLATRSVAGESLSERPCVSRFGLASDGPRRACVDVDRIEELVARREGAVPVLAEVRSRADGAFVLEGLAAGVYTLWAEGPEGAGLLRDVATDTPSVEVVFGHGSRLSGRVTDAHEAPVAGARVTAVFTGHSRFFETLTDAQGHYSLGPLPRGAYGVIASHPNLSPGSEAVRLHAPRAWRSIMLFAPFRLSGRVLNVKGLPAVGAEVRLRGERAHDTRTDAQGRFTFEGLPRDVYELTASHDGLLALQKNVFPAEGDGRPHVREITLTPREPLAEVVGVVRDERGAPVAGALVQFSDDGGCVGPMNVLLTRTDARGRYRLGPLPSGEGVLRAFTGDSRLFQRRTHTVSKGRRTLDFTLQPQFPLEGQLVDGRGLSVGGGRVAVFDAVTQRRLVTQSVGADGRFSFQMPNAGPYLIGAEADGPGDPSPLVSAERVTAPALALRPRLVRPFTVEGELLDDEARPVAEAWVSLWAEEDAAKQEALARVSTDARGRFSLVAPAPGRYQVRAELEADAFSLVTARTVEVGAEPVPVRLRLEAGHPLSGLVVDRRGTPLAGVSLAYQAPRRSDPFDTPRAWVKTGPDGRFSFAHVAGAPAALRVDEEVCDEHFHLAVFREEDPASLMRLDPSAREVRVVLVRTARLRGRFVRADGSPIPRFTVNGELTYDEEGHFEWPIEREGPLTLELSEADSPGVRETVSVQLEVDQDVGDVVADAP, from the coding sequence GTGCGCGATGCGCAGGGGCCGGTGGCGGGCGTGCGCGTGCTCGCCACCCGGTCCGTGGCGGGCGAGTCCCTGTCGGAGCGTCCGTGCGTCTCGCGTTTCGGCCTGGCGAGCGATGGCCCGCGGCGGGCCTGCGTCGACGTGGATCGGATCGAGGAACTCGTGGCCCGTCGGGAAGGCGCGGTGCCCGTCCTCGCCGAGGTCCGTTCTCGAGCGGACGGCGCTTTCGTCCTGGAGGGACTGGCCGCCGGGGTCTACACGCTCTGGGCGGAGGGCCCCGAGGGCGCGGGCCTGCTGCGGGACGTGGCCACGGACACGCCGTCGGTGGAGGTGGTGTTCGGCCACGGCTCGCGGTTGTCGGGACGCGTGACCGACGCGCACGAGGCGCCCGTGGCGGGGGCCCGCGTCACCGCGGTCTTCACCGGGCACAGCCGCTTCTTCGAGACGCTCACGGATGCCCAGGGCCATTACTCGCTGGGTCCCTTGCCTCGGGGCGCGTACGGCGTGATCGCTTCCCACCCGAACCTGTCACCGGGTTCGGAAGCCGTGCGGCTCCACGCTCCGCGCGCGTGGCGGTCCATCATGCTGTTCGCCCCTTTCCGACTCTCGGGGCGGGTGCTGAACGTGAAGGGTCTTCCCGCCGTCGGGGCGGAGGTCCGGCTGCGCGGCGAGCGTGCCCACGACACGCGCACGGATGCCCAGGGCCGCTTCACCTTCGAGGGGTTGCCTCGCGATGTCTACGAGCTCACCGCGAGCCATGACGGCCTGCTGGCGCTCCAGAAGAATGTCTTTCCCGCCGAAGGGGACGGAAGGCCTCATGTCCGGGAGATCACCCTCACGCCGCGCGAGCCCCTCGCCGAGGTGGTGGGCGTGGTGCGTGATGAGCGGGGAGCGCCGGTCGCGGGGGCGCTCGTCCAGTTCTCCGACGACGGGGGATGTGTCGGACCGATGAATGTCCTGTTGACGCGGACCGACGCGCGAGGACGCTACCGCCTGGGGCCCCTGCCCTCGGGCGAGGGCGTGCTGCGCGCATTCACCGGGGACTCGCGGCTGTTCCAGCGCCGAACGCACACTGTCTCCAAGGGAAGGCGGACCCTGGACTTCACCCTCCAGCCCCAGTTCCCTCTCGAGGGCCAGTTGGTGGACGGGCGAGGGCTGTCCGTCGGGGGCGGGCGCGTGGCCGTCTTCGACGCCGTGACCCAGAGGCGTCTGGTGACTCAATCCGTGGGCGCCGACGGACGCTTCTCGTTCCAGATGCCGAACGCGGGCCCCTACCTGATCGGCGCGGAGGCGGACGGCCCCGGCGACCCGAGTCCCCTGGTGTCCGCCGAGCGGGTGACGGCCCCCGCCCTGGCTTTGCGGCCACGGCTCGTCCGGCCCTTCACGGTGGAGGGCGAGCTGCTGGATGACGAGGCGCGGCCCGTGGCCGAGGCGTGGGTGAGTCTGTGGGCCGAGGAAGACGCGGCGAAGCAGGAGGCCCTGGCGCGGGTGAGTACGGACGCGCGGGGCCGGTTCTCGCTCGTGGCCCCGGCACCGGGTCGCTACCAGGTCCGGGCGGAGCTGGAGGCCGACGCGTTCTCCCTGGTGACCGCGCGCACGGTGGAGGTGGGCGCGGAGCCGGTCCCGGTGCGGTTGCGCCTTGAGGCGGGACATCCGCTCTCCGGTCTCGTGGTGGACAGGCGGGGCACGCCCCTCGCTGGGGTGTCCCTCGCGTACCAGGCCCCGCGCCGCTCGGATCCCTTCGACACACCCCGGGCGTGGGTCAAGACGGGCCCGGACGGGCGCTTCTCCTTCGCCCATGTCGCGGGAGCGCCCGCCGCGCTGCGCGTGGACGAGGAGGTGTGCGACGAGCATTTTCACCTGGCGGTGTTTCGCGAGGAGGACCCCGCGTCGCTGATGCGGCTGGATCCCTCGGCGCGAGAGGTGCGGGTCGTGCTCGTCCGGACGGCGCGGCTGCGGGGACGGTTCGTGCGGGCGGATGGCTCACCCATCCCGCGCTTCACCGTGAATGGCGAGCTGACGTATGACGAGGAAGGCCACTTCGAGTGGCCCATCGAGCGGGAGGGTCCGCTCACCCTGGAGCTGTCGGAGGCGGACTCGCCCGGGGTCCGAGAGACCGTGTCCGTCCAGCTGGAAGTGGACCAGGACGTGGGAGACGTCGTGGCGGATGCGCCCTGA
- a CDS encoding dihydrolipoamide acetyltransferase family protein — translation MAIFELKLPDLGEGVQEGELVKWHVKAGDVVQEDQTLAEVMTDKATVTVPSPKSGRVVQTHGKEGEMAKVHQLLVTLEIEGAAPAQAPAHGAPAAAAAPPESPAAAASDASAAASKVLATPLTRRMAREHGLDLSRIAGSGPQGRVMKADVRAAIEGASAPREEPKPAPVAAAAPARAPAPPVAAGRADERIPLRGLRKKIAEKMVRSKFTAPHFGFVEETDATALVALRKRLNESLAATGDKTKLSFLPFIVKAVIAAMKKYPHLNALMDEAAQELVVRGEFNIGIAVATPEGLTVPVIKNADRLTLRELADEVVRLSTAARERKLKMDELTGGSFTITSLGQTGGIFATPIINHPEVAILGIHRMRKRPVVDKNDQVVVREMMNISISADHRVIDGQIAADFVYEVIKYLEHPDMLFLAMA, via the coding sequence ATGGCGATCTTCGAGTTGAAGCTGCCCGACCTTGGCGAAGGCGTGCAGGAGGGCGAGCTGGTCAAGTGGCACGTCAAGGCGGGTGACGTGGTGCAGGAGGACCAGACGCTCGCCGAGGTGATGACGGACAAGGCCACGGTGACCGTTCCCAGCCCCAAGTCCGGCCGCGTCGTGCAGACGCATGGCAAGGAAGGGGAGATGGCGAAGGTGCACCAGCTCCTCGTCACGCTCGAGATCGAGGGCGCCGCGCCCGCCCAGGCCCCGGCCCATGGCGCTCCGGCCGCCGCCGCCGCTCCGCCGGAGTCCCCGGCCGCCGCGGCGTCGGACGCCTCGGCCGCGGCCTCCAAGGTGCTCGCCACGCCGCTCACCCGCCGCATGGCGCGCGAGCACGGGTTGGACCTGTCGCGCATCGCCGGCTCCGGACCCCAGGGCCGGGTGATGAAGGCGGACGTGCGGGCGGCCATCGAGGGCGCCTCCGCCCCGCGCGAGGAGCCGAAGCCGGCTCCGGTCGCCGCCGCCGCGCCCGCCCGGGCTCCCGCGCCGCCGGTGGCCGCGGGCCGCGCCGACGAGCGCATCCCCCTGCGGGGCCTGCGCAAGAAGATCGCCGAGAAGATGGTGCGCTCGAAGTTCACCGCGCCCCACTTCGGCTTCGTGGAGGAGACGGACGCCACGGCGCTCGTCGCCCTGCGCAAGCGGCTCAACGAGAGCCTGGCGGCCACCGGGGACAAGACGAAGCTGTCCTTCCTGCCCTTCATCGTGAAGGCCGTCATCGCGGCGATGAAGAAGTACCCGCACCTCAACGCCCTCATGGACGAGGCGGCCCAGGAGCTGGTGGTCCGGGGCGAGTTCAACATCGGCATCGCCGTGGCCACGCCCGAGGGCCTCACCGTGCCCGTCATCAAGAACGCGGACCGGCTCACCCTGCGCGAGCTGGCGGACGAGGTCGTGCGCCTGAGCACCGCGGCGCGCGAGCGCAAGCTCAAGATGGACGAGCTGACGGGCGGCTCGTTCACCATCACCTCGCTCGGACAGACGGGCGGCATCTTCGCCACGCCCATCATCAACCACCCCGAGGTGGCCATCCTGGGCATCCACCGCATGCGCAAGCGGCCCGTGGTGGACAAGAACGATCAGGTGGTCGTGCGCGAGATGATGAACATCTCCATCTCCGCGGATCACCGTGTCATCGACGGGCAGATCGCCGCCGACTTCGTCTACGAGGTCATCAAGTACCTGGAGCACCCGGACATGCTGTTCCTGGCCATGGCCTGA